Proteins encoded by one window of Vibrio algicola:
- a CDS encoding glycine cleavage system protein R, with protein MHHLVITAIGTDRPGICNRITNIISQASGNIIDSRIAIFGSEFTLIMLVSGEASAITRIETLLPVMGSAQDLMVVMKRTATHQTPSYIYKIDIKIEAEDKVGLIDAFTHFFSQRELSISKLSAKTLTKETDPQAHQKHFSISMTGLSKDAPVPDGLQADFNQLCQSLAVTGTIKISYHE; from the coding sequence ATGCATCACTTAGTTATTACCGCAATCGGCACCGATAGGCCCGGAATTTGTAATCGAATTACTAATATCATCTCGCAAGCCAGCGGCAATATAATTGATAGTCGCATCGCCATTTTCGGCAGCGAATTTACCTTAATCATGCTAGTTTCTGGAGAAGCATCGGCCATTACTCGTATTGAGACCCTTTTGCCTGTTATGGGTTCCGCTCAAGATTTAATGGTTGTGATGAAACGCACCGCAACCCATCAAACGCCAAGCTATATTTATAAAATCGATATAAAAATAGAAGCCGAAGATAAAGTGGGTCTCATCGATGCTTTCACTCATTTCTTTTCTCAAAGAGAGTTGAGCATTTCCAAGTTAAGTGCCAAAACCCTTACTAAAGAGACCGATCCCCAGGCTCATCAAAAACACTTTTCAATCAGCATGACAGGCCTTAGTAAAGACGCGCCAGTCCCTGATGGGTTACAAGCCGACTTTAACCAATTATGCCAATCACTTGCAGTCACTGGCACCATTAAAATTAGTTATCACGAATAA
- a CDS encoding DUF4962 domain-containing protein, translated as MSNQKSLDAIRKIKLENDTSAGNLVDLMPIEVQKRDFDLSFLDTLSEARPRLLVQSKDLAEFKAKVKQDDSFCMFDDFFNNSTAKFLETAPYDEPQPYPEETVGKASLWRPYWRQMYVDCQMAMNATRNLSIAGIVKEDEAIIAKAKAWTLKLATYDPDGVTSRGYNDEAAFRVIAAMAWGYDWLHAYFTEEELEIVRNALVTRLDEIMHHLKVTIDLLANPLNSHGVRSISSAIIPTCIALYHDHPKAGEYIAYALEYYAVHYPPWGGEDGGWAEGPDYWNTQTAFLGEAFDLLKAYCGVDMFNKTFYENTGDFPLYCMPVHSKRASFCDQSSIGDFPGLKLAYNIKHYAGVNQKPEYVWYYNQLKARDTEAHTKFYNFGWWDFGYDDLRFNILWDAPEEQAPSNDPLLKVFPITGWAAFHNKMTERDEHIHMVFKCSPFGSISHSHADQNAFTLHAFGETLASVTGYYGGFGVDMHTKWRRHTFSKNLPLFGGKGQYGENKNTNFEAHQDRFCIEAGGNITDFDTESEVKFVEGDATSSYAYFVPDLESYKRKIWFVKGKVFVMQDKATLKSEQDMTWLMHTTFTNEVAEKSFTIRGEKAHLDVNFINKNPDNIVSIKNVEGFGEVDPYEFKDLEVHRHVEVEFKAAKEHNILTLLVPNKNNGAQVEVSHQVIGNSLELTVDGETVTIEL; from the coding sequence ATGAGCAACCAAAAATCTCTTGATGCGATCAGGAAGATCAAGCTAGAAAACGACACATCAGCAGGAAACCTTGTTGATTTAATGCCGATCGAAGTTCAGAAACGCGATTTCGATTTATCTTTTCTGGATACCTTAAGCGAAGCACGCCCACGTCTTTTGGTTCAATCAAAAGATCTTGCAGAATTTAAAGCTAAAGTGAAGCAAGATGATTCTTTTTGCATGTTCGATGATTTCTTCAATAATTCTACGGCTAAATTCTTAGAGACAGCGCCGTACGACGAGCCGCAACCTTACCCAGAAGAAACGGTAGGAAAAGCATCGTTATGGCGTCCTTACTGGCGTCAAATGTACGTTGATTGTCAAATGGCGATGAATGCAACCCGTAACTTATCCATTGCGGGTATCGTGAAAGAAGACGAAGCCATTATTGCGAAAGCGAAAGCTTGGACCCTAAAACTGGCGACTTATGATCCAGATGGTGTGACTTCTCGTGGTTACAATGATGAAGCCGCGTTCCGCGTGATCGCAGCGATGGCATGGGGTTATGACTGGTTACACGCTTACTTCACGGAAGAAGAGCTTGAAATCGTACGTAACGCACTTGTGACTCGTTTAGATGAAATAATGCATCACCTGAAAGTGACGATAGACCTATTGGCTAACCCACTTAACAGCCATGGTGTTCGTTCAATTTCTTCTGCCATTATTCCGACTTGTATTGCGCTATACCATGATCACCCGAAAGCCGGTGAATACATTGCTTACGCGTTAGAGTACTACGCTGTCCATTACCCGCCATGGGGCGGTGAAGATGGCGGTTGGGCTGAAGGTCCTGACTACTGGAATACCCAAACCGCATTCTTAGGCGAAGCATTCGATCTATTGAAAGCGTACTGTGGCGTTGATATGTTTAATAAGACATTCTATGAAAACACCGGCGACTTCCCATTATATTGCATGCCAGTTCACTCTAAGCGTGCTAGCTTTTGTGATCAGTCTTCCATTGGTGATTTCCCTGGTCTTAAATTGGCTTATAACATTAAGCATTACGCTGGTGTTAACCAAAAACCAGAATACGTTTGGTACTACAATCAATTAAAAGCACGTGATACAGAAGCGCATACTAAATTCTACAACTTCGGTTGGTGGGACTTTGGTTATGATGATCTTCGTTTCAACATTCTTTGGGATGCGCCTGAAGAACAAGCACCATCAAACGATCCATTGTTGAAAGTCTTCCCTATTACGGGTTGGGCGGCGTTCCACAACAAAATGACTGAACGTGATGAGCATATCCATATGGTCTTCAAGTGCAGCCCATTTGGTTCGATTAGCCACTCACATGCGGATCAAAATGCGTTCACACTGCATGCCTTTGGTGAAACATTAGCATCGGTTACCGGTTACTACGGCGGTTTCGGTGTGGATATGCACACTAAATGGCGTCGTCATACTTTCTCTAAAAACTTACCGTTATTTGGTGGCAAAGGTCAGTACGGCGAGAATAAGAATACTAATTTCGAAGCTCACCAAGACCGTTTCTGCATTGAAGCCGGTGGCAACATTACCGATTTCGACACTGAATCAGAGGTGAAATTTGTTGAAGGTGATGCCACTAGTTCTTACGCTTACTTCGTGCCAGATCTAGAATCTTACAAACGTAAAATTTGGTTTGTGAAAGGCAAAGTATTCGTGATGCAAGACAAAGCGACACTGAAGTCTGAGCAAGACATGACTTGGTTGATGCACACTACATTCACTAATGAAGTCGCGGAAAAATCCTTTACTATCCGTGGTGAAAAAGCGCATTTAGATGTTAACTTTATCAATAAAAATCCAGATAACATTGTTTCAATTAAAAATGTTGAAGGCTTTGGTGAAGTAGACCCGTACGAATTTAAAGACTTAGAAGTTCACCGTCACGTTGAAGTTGAATTTAAAGCGGCCAAAGAGCACAACATCCTAACGTTATTGGTTCCTAATAAGAACAATGGTGCGCAAGTTGAAGTGTCTCATCAAGTCATCGGCAATTCGCTTGAACTTACGGTAGACGGCGAAACGGTAACGATTGAGTTGTAA
- the bamC gene encoding outer membrane protein assembly factor BamC produces the protein MKFSHQLVLSSLAVLVLSACSGDPASRRQAKDDFKYLDTKLDQQWVLQADAQPQFYPQYNIPQGDFKGATGRDVDIRPPQEVLELIPGARVERSDNSVILWLVSKDELDKIWGMIHTTISDKKIKLRQDTPTSIETDWVDLSAQDESFPIAARYKIDRIEQNNRYAFQVTLVQFRENNKELDLTPEIEDRYSSNMVNNITNQYDKQVTEEARIRALELLNKIPVTMGKDRSGLPVIIARAPYDVMWSKFAGVLPLMGFTVDDKNQSQGTVETKYEALDDEVWSEINIRPLSIKDGKYTFLVGDLDNRTSINVTDSKGKPIPESDMESFIPALQAYLDNNSKASQVAEQEKKDNE, from the coding sequence ATGAAGTTTTCCCATCAACTTGTGCTTAGCTCGCTTGCTGTTTTGGTGTTGTCTGCTTGTTCAGGCGACCCTGCTTCACGCCGTCAAGCCAAAGATGATTTTAAATATTTAGATACTAAGCTTGACCAACAATGGGTACTGCAAGCTGATGCTCAGCCGCAGTTTTACCCGCAATACAATATTCCTCAAGGGGATTTTAAAGGCGCTACTGGTCGTGATGTTGATATCCGCCCTCCACAAGAAGTGTTAGAACTCATTCCTGGTGCGCGAGTTGAACGCAGTGATAACAGTGTGATCTTATGGTTAGTCAGCAAAGATGAGTTGGATAAAATATGGGGTATGATCCATACCACCATTAGCGATAAAAAGATTAAATTACGCCAAGATACGCCGACCTCGATTGAAACCGATTGGGTCGATTTAAGCGCGCAAGATGAATCTTTCCCAATCGCAGCACGTTATAAAATTGACCGCATTGAACAGAATAATCGTTATGCATTCCAAGTGACATTGGTGCAATTTCGTGAAAACAATAAAGAGCTCGATCTCACCCCAGAAATCGAAGACCGTTATTCCAGTAATATGGTGAATAACATCACCAATCAATATGATAAACAAGTGACCGAAGAAGCCCGTATTCGAGCACTTGAGTTATTGAATAAAATTCCGGTTACCATGGGTAAAGACCGAAGCGGTTTACCTGTGATCATTGCTCGTGCTCCGTATGATGTGATGTGGTCTAAGTTTGCGGGCGTATTACCATTAATGGGCTTTACGGTTGATGATAAAAACCAATCGCAAGGCACGGTGGAAACGAAATATGAAGCGCTGGATGATGAGGTTTGGAGTGAAATCAATATCAGACCACTCTCCATTAAAGATGGTAAATATACTTTCTTGGTTGGTGATTTAGATAACCGAACCTCAATCAATGTGACCGACAGTAAAGGTAAACCGATCCCTGAAAGTGATATGGAATCCTTTATCCCTGCATTGCAGGCTTACTTAGATAATAATTCGAAAGCCAGTCAAGTGGCTGAGCAGGAAAAGAAAGATAACGAGTAA
- the arsC gene encoding arsenate reductase (glutaredoxin) (This arsenate reductase requires both glutathione and glutaredoxin to convert arsenate to arsenite, after which the efflux transporter formed by ArsA and ArsB can extrude the arsenite from the cell, providing resistance.), translating to MSVTIYHNPRCSKSRQTLELLTEQGIEPQVVKYLDDTPNIEVLKTIFQQLGLASVRGMMRTKEDEYKALNLGDSKVNDEALFEAMQQHPKLIERPIVVKNGQARIGRPPEQVLEIL from the coding sequence ATGTCTGTCACTATCTACCACAACCCACGCTGCTCAAAAAGCCGTCAAACGCTTGAATTGTTAACCGAGCAAGGTATTGAGCCACAAGTAGTCAAATACTTAGACGATACCCCAAACATAGAAGTCTTAAAAACCATTTTCCAACAATTAGGCTTAGCAAGCGTTCGCGGTATGATGCGCACCAAAGAAGATGAGTATAAAGCGTTAAATTTGGGCGACAGCAAGGTCAATGATGAAGCGTTATTTGAAGCCATGCAACAACATCCAAAACTGATTGAACGCCCTATTGTTGTCAAAAATGGCCAAGCCCGTATCGGACGACCACCAGAGCAAGTGCTTGAGATTTTATGA
- a CDS encoding LysR family transcriptional regulator: MSKLNQVDLNLLVALQALLRTRSVTKAAIQLNVTQSAMSRTLQRLRHQFGDPLFVRNRGGLLPTERAQSLATSLDCLLQDAESLLTPAEFDPLQATTQFSFMMTDFFSQVFMPPVFQSLFEQAPNMRIQCLNSQPNLMEMLAQGETDLGFSSLAGAVSADIYAQKLGQDSLVTVMRKDHPLAGQELTLERYCQASHALITMGGDHLGTIDVALAKLGYKRHVALRMPHFTAAPHAVAKTDLLLTLPGCLAAHMAEALDLVIVPPPLDMQPFTYYMVWHARQHNNIAHRWLRQQLQQVITQRCLEGNCF, from the coding sequence ATGTCAAAACTCAATCAAGTGGATTTAAATTTACTGGTGGCATTGCAAGCGTTGTTACGGACTCGCAGCGTGACCAAAGCGGCGATCCAATTAAATGTGACTCAATCTGCTATGAGTCGAACATTGCAGCGTTTGCGTCATCAATTTGGCGATCCTTTGTTTGTGCGCAATCGAGGCGGATTATTGCCTACCGAGCGCGCGCAAAGTCTTGCCACAAGCTTAGACTGTTTATTACAAGATGCTGAATCTTTATTAACACCCGCCGAATTTGATCCGCTGCAAGCGACCACCCAATTTAGCTTTATGATGACGGATTTTTTCTCGCAAGTGTTTATGCCTCCGGTGTTCCAATCATTATTTGAACAAGCGCCAAACATGAGAATTCAATGTTTAAATAGCCAACCGAACTTGATGGAGATGTTAGCGCAGGGGGAAACCGATCTTGGCTTTAGTAGCTTGGCTGGCGCCGTATCGGCCGATATCTATGCGCAAAAGCTCGGCCAAGATAGTTTAGTCACCGTGATGCGAAAAGATCATCCGTTAGCGGGGCAAGAGTTAACCTTAGAGCGTTATTGCCAAGCTTCACACGCTTTGATCACCATGGGCGGCGATCACCTCGGCACCATTGATGTGGCACTCGCAAAGCTGGGTTATAAAAGACATGTCGCACTACGGATGCCACATTTTACTGCTGCGCCTCATGCGGTAGCAAAAACGGATTTATTGCTCACCTTACCCGGCTGTTTAGCGGCGCACATGGCAGAAGCGTTAGATTTAGTGATCGTGCCACCACCATTAGATATGCAACCTTTCACTTACTATATGGTGTGGCATGCAAGGCAGCATAACAATATTGCCCATCGCTGGTTACGGCAACAACTGCAACAAGTGATCACTCAGCGTTGCTTAGAAGGGAATTGTTTCTAA
- a CDS encoding AI-2E family transporter yields MFEMIIRWYKRRFSDPHAVSLVATLIIGFIIIYFFGHLIAPLLIAIVLAYLLEWPVARLRKCGLPRLPSVLIIVALFIGLMLLALFGLVPTVWRQVANLLNDMPNMYNTTQAYITSLPQRYPDLANLQVIDLIVENTQTKVLGMGETVLRGSMTSLMSIATLGVYLVLVPLLIFFLLKDKNTMLSALSGILPKNRRLATKVWDEMHSQISNYIRGKVVEIVIVGVATYLVFLICGLRYPVLLAVAVGLSVLIPYVGAVAVTVPVALVALFQWGLTPDFYWLIIAYGVVQMLDGNVLVPVLFSEAVNLHPVAIIVAVLVFGGLWGFWGVFFAIPLATLVKAVLHALPSVDEPQDSSAA; encoded by the coding sequence ATGTTCGAAATGATTATCCGTTGGTATAAACGCCGTTTTTCCGACCCGCATGCGGTGAGCTTGGTTGCCACCTTAATTATCGGTTTTATCATTATTTATTTTTTCGGGCATCTGATTGCTCCGCTGCTTATTGCCATCGTGTTAGCTTATTTATTGGAATGGCCGGTAGCACGTTTAAGAAAGTGTGGCCTACCAAGACTACCGAGCGTGCTCATCATTGTGGCACTGTTTATTGGTTTAATGTTATTGGCTTTGTTTGGTTTAGTACCGACAGTCTGGCGACAAGTGGCTAATTTACTTAATGATATGCCGAATATGTACAATACCACACAAGCTTACATTACCAGCTTGCCGCAACGCTATCCCGATCTTGCCAACCTTCAGGTTATTGACTTAATTGTAGAAAACACTCAAACCAAAGTACTCGGCATGGGCGAAACGGTGCTGCGTGGCTCAATGACTTCTTTGATGAGCATTGCGACCTTAGGGGTGTATTTAGTGTTAGTGCCATTATTGATCTTTTTCTTGCTCAAAGATAAAAATACCATGTTGTCGGCATTAAGTGGCATTTTGCCGAAGAATCGCCGTTTGGCAACCAAGGTTTGGGATGAGATGCACAGCCAAATTTCCAATTACATCCGCGGTAAAGTGGTCGAAATTGTGATTGTTGGTGTGGCGACATACTTGGTGTTTTTGATCTGTGGTCTGCGTTATCCAGTATTATTAGCGGTTGCCGTTGGCCTGTCTGTGCTTATTCCGTATGTTGGTGCGGTAGCCGTGACAGTGCCAGTGGCTTTGGTTGCGCTATTTCAATGGGGTTTAACGCCAGATTTTTATTGGCTGATCATCGCTTATGGCGTAGTGCAAATGCTAGATGGGAACGTGCTAGTACCGGTGTTGTTTTCAGAAGCGGTTAATTTGCATCCAGTAGCGATTATTGTTGCGGTGTTAGTCTTCGGCGGCTTATGGGGGTTCTGGGGAGTGTTCTTCGCTATCCCGTTAGCAACACTTGTGAAAGCGGTATTGCATGCGCTACCGAGTGTCGACGAACCTCAGGATTCCTCAGCAGCATAA
- a CDS encoding sulfurtransferase TusA family protein, with protein MNADYLDLRTERCPMALLLAKRAAMQLNAKQQLTILSDDLASIKDMMFFFAQPPFEVKVDKINDITTLYVTKRNTLKCSK; from the coding sequence ATGAATGCTGATTATCTAGATCTTCGAACCGAGCGATGCCCGATGGCACTGTTGCTGGCTAAAAGAGCGGCAATGCAATTAAATGCTAAGCAACAACTGACAATTTTGTCCGATGATCTTGCTTCGATAAAGGATATGATGTTTTTTTTCGCACAACCACCTTTTGAAGTGAAAGTGGATAAAATAAACGATATAACGACTTTATATGTCACCAAAAGGAACACGCTGAAATGTTCGAAATGA
- the bepA gene encoding beta-barrel assembly-enhancing protease: MQRFLRTTVGIVLSALLCTQTLAYADQDLPDIGTTAAGTLTIDKELEYGDAYMRILRASSPIISDPVMDEYIGNLGHQLVAHANNVKTPFHFHLIRDRSVNAFAFFGGYVVANTGLFLHANNESELASVFAHEISHITQRHLARHMEAQARNTPLTIAALVGSLLLAIASPEAGIAALNATTAGSMQASINYTRSNEQEADRFGIATLARAGFNPKGMPDFFGHLADQYRYASTPPPMLLSHPLPAARLTEARDRANNYPRVSLPVSLNFHLAQARVIARYANIDSDRSLDWFARHLKKSSPILKPTIEYGEALVYIDTGKVAKAEAIMKRLLANDPYNNFYLDAASDLYSKKKEYNTALNLLQKALQRKPNNAVLTINYANILMEAQRSKEAIPILQRYTHSNPDDTVGWSLLADANASISNEKEQLAAQAELFALRADWNKAIKNYTRASQMATLGSLEQARYDARIDQLRFSQQRFAALK; the protein is encoded by the coding sequence ATGCAGCGATTTTTACGTACCACTGTCGGTATTGTGCTCTCAGCACTACTTTGCACCCAAACTTTAGCCTATGCCGATCAAGATTTACCTGATATTGGCACCACAGCCGCCGGCACCTTAACCATAGATAAAGAGCTAGAGTATGGCGATGCTTACATGCGAATTTTGCGTGCCAGTAGCCCTATTATTAGCGATCCTGTTATGGATGAATATATTGGTAACCTTGGTCATCAATTAGTCGCCCATGCAAATAACGTCAAAACCCCTTTCCATTTTCACTTGATCCGCGACCGCAGTGTTAACGCCTTTGCCTTCTTTGGTGGTTATGTCGTAGCCAATACTGGGCTGTTTTTGCACGCCAATAATGAAAGCGAATTAGCGTCGGTTTTTGCCCATGAGATCTCGCACATTACCCAACGACATTTAGCTCGACACATGGAAGCGCAAGCCCGTAATACGCCTTTAACTATTGCGGCGTTAGTCGGTTCACTTCTATTAGCTATCGCGTCACCGGAAGCGGGTATTGCCGCATTGAATGCGACCACGGCCGGTTCTATGCAAGCCAGCATTAACTACACTCGTTCTAATGAGCAAGAAGCCGACCGATTTGGCATTGCTACTTTAGCGCGTGCCGGTTTTAACCCTAAAGGCATGCCGGATTTTTTTGGTCACTTAGCCGATCAATATCGCTATGCCAGCACCCCGCCCCCGATGCTATTAAGTCACCCCTTACCGGCGGCGCGTTTAACCGAAGCTCGAGACCGTGCCAATAACTACCCAAGAGTGTCACTGCCGGTATCATTGAATTTTCATTTAGCCCAAGCCCGCGTGATTGCACGTTATGCCAATATAGACTCTGATCGCTCGCTTGATTGGTTTGCCCGTCATTTAAAAAAATCCAGCCCGATCCTAAAACCCACCATTGAATATGGCGAAGCGCTGGTTTATATCGATACCGGAAAGGTCGCTAAAGCGGAAGCCATCATGAAGCGATTATTGGCCAATGATCCTTATAATAATTTTTATTTGGATGCCGCATCCGATCTCTATTCGAAGAAAAAAGAATACAACACAGCGCTTAATTTGCTACAAAAAGCGCTGCAAAGAAAACCCAACAATGCGGTATTAACCATAAATTATGCCAACATCTTGATGGAAGCACAGCGGAGTAAAGAAGCCATCCCTATCTTGCAGCGCTACACCCATAGCAACCCTGATGATACGGTTGGTTGGTCATTGCTAGCCGATGCTAATGCCAGTATTAGCAATGAAAAAGAACAATTGGCAGCTCAAGCTGAATTATTTGCCTTGCGCGCCGATTGGAATAAAGCGATAAAGAATTATACCCGAGCCAGTCAAATGGCCACATTAGGCAGTTTAGAACAAGCAAGATACGATGCCAGAATCGATCAATTGCGTTTTTCTCAACAACGCTTTGCTGCTTTAAAATAA
- the wrbA gene encoding NAD(P)H:quinone oxidoreductase, with the protein MSTEPTRILVLYHSRHGTTLQLARQIARGVESVTGCQALLRTVAEITSIESEIAPRDHTTSSDPVIRLEELTHCDGLALGSPVWFGNMSAAMKHFWDNTTSLWVSGSLIDKPACVFTSSSSPHGGQETTQQSMMLPLFHHGMMVMGLPYSEPDLHTSSQGGTPYGASSISGDPVNHGGISLNTQVKTLAFAQGQRLATIAKRLKVLN; encoded by the coding sequence ATGAGTACTGAACCGACCCGCATTCTGGTGCTGTATCACAGCCGACATGGCACCACTTTGCAATTGGCACGTCAAATAGCCCGTGGGGTTGAATCGGTCACAGGTTGCCAAGCGCTACTTCGCACTGTGGCAGAAATAACAAGTATAGAAAGTGAAATAGCGCCACGCGATCACACTACCAGCAGCGATCCTGTGATCAGGCTTGAAGAGTTAACCCATTGTGATGGATTAGCGTTAGGCAGTCCGGTTTGGTTTGGTAACATGAGCGCAGCAATGAAGCACTTTTGGGATAACACCACCTCATTATGGGTGTCCGGCAGTTTAATTGATAAACCAGCTTGTGTGTTTACCTCATCCTCTTCGCCTCATGGTGGACAAGAAACCACCCAGCAATCAATGATGTTACCTTTGTTTCATCATGGCATGATGGTGATGGGCTTACCATATTCTGAACCCGACTTACACACCAGTTCGCAAGGTGGCACTCCTTATGGTGCTAGTTCAATCAGTGGTGATCCTGTCAATCACGGTGGCATCAGCTTAAACACGCAAGTCAAAACACTCGCGTTTGCACAAGGACAACGTTTAGCGACGATTGCTAAACGGTTAAAAGTATTAAATTAA
- the bcp gene encoding thioredoxin-dependent thiol peroxidase, translating into MQTLTAGVPAPNFALQDQDDNTVSLSGFKGRKILLYFYPKAMTPGCTVQAQGLRDIKSELDGLNIAVLGVSIDAVKRLGKFIERDQLNFTLLSDEDHAVAEQFGVWGEKRFMGKTYDGLHRISFLIDENGMIEHVFNKFKTKDHHQVVLDYFAQ; encoded by the coding sequence ATGCAAACCTTAACTGCTGGCGTCCCTGCGCCAAATTTTGCCTTACAAGATCAAGACGACAACACCGTTTCTCTAAGCGGTTTTAAAGGTCGTAAAATTCTGCTTTATTTTTACCCTAAAGCGATGACACCTGGCTGTACCGTTCAGGCACAAGGTTTACGTGATATTAAAAGCGAACTTGATGGATTAAATATTGCGGTACTTGGTGTCAGCATTGATGCAGTCAAACGTTTAGGGAAATTCATTGAGCGTGACCAGTTAAACTTCACGCTATTATCCGATGAAGATCACGCGGTGGCAGAGCAATTTGGTGTGTGGGGCGAAAAGCGTTTCATGGGCAAAACCTATGATGGCCTGCATCGTATTAGCTTTTTAATTGATGAGAATGGCATGATTGAACATGTATTCAATAAATTTAAGACCAAAGATCATCATCAAGTGGTTTTGGATTATTTTGCTCAATAA
- a CDS encoding DUF2069 domain-containing protein: protein MTQITHSRPSRYFALISYLCLVSWVLAWHAFISPHPHINYIGLTVAWMIPLLLPLIGILKGKPYTHAWANFILMFYFLHSLTVLYLDEGERWLGAVELLLTSLSFVANILYARHKGKALGLKLTRLSIVEKQEKARYESEIK, encoded by the coding sequence ATGACTCAGATTACTCACTCTCGACCGTCGCGCTATTTCGCCCTTATCAGCTACCTTTGTTTGGTGAGTTGGGTATTGGCTTGGCATGCGTTTATCTCCCCTCACCCACACATTAATTATATCGGCTTAACGGTAGCGTGGATGATCCCCTTACTTTTACCATTAATCGGCATTCTTAAAGGCAAACCCTACACCCATGCGTGGGCCAACTTTATTTTGATGTTCTATTTTCTGCACTCTTTAACAGTGTTGTATCTTGATGAAGGAGAACGCTGGTTAGGGGCAGTCGAATTGCTATTAACTTCCTTAAGCTTTGTGGCTAATATTTTATATGCTCGCCATAAAGGTAAAGCATTAGGCTTAAAACTGACGCGCTTATCGATCGTAGAAAAACAAGAAAAAGCACGTTATGAGTCTGAGATAAAGTAA
- the dapA gene encoding 4-hydroxy-tetrahydrodipicolinate synthase produces MFSGSIVALVTPFNHSDEVDYDSLKQLVEYHIKSGTSAIVAVGTTGESATLTVEEHVKVVNKVVEFSAGRIPVIAGMGANATHEAVTFSRLLNNSGVAGCLSVTPYYNKPTQEGLYQHYKAIAEVSEVPVILYNVPGRTGVDMLPETIGRLSKLDKIVGVKDATGDTSRVKQFREFCGDDFVLLSGDDATGLEFVKLGGDGVISVTNNIAAAEMATMFSLAAQGKYDQAEIINQQLMPLHTHLFVESSPIPVKWAAHKLGLIAQGDLRLPLTELSASAQPIVEKALKDAGIQ; encoded by the coding sequence ATGTTCTCAGGAAGCATCGTTGCACTAGTTACGCCTTTTAATCATAGCGATGAAGTTGACTATGATAGTCTCAAACAACTAGTGGAATATCACATTAAGTCTGGAACGAGTGCGATTGTGGCGGTCGGTACCACCGGCGAGTCAGCCACTTTAACCGTTGAAGAGCATGTTAAAGTTGTGAATAAAGTGGTTGAATTTTCAGCCGGACGTATTCCAGTGATTGCAGGAATGGGCGCTAATGCCACTCATGAAGCAGTCACTTTTAGTCGCTTACTCAATAACTCAGGTGTTGCTGGTTGCCTAAGTGTGACGCCATATTACAATAAGCCAACTCAAGAAGGCTTATATCAGCATTACAAAGCGATTGCTGAAGTGAGCGAAGTGCCGGTGATTTTATATAATGTACCTGGTCGCACTGGGGTCGATATGCTACCAGAAACCATTGGGCGCTTATCTAAATTAGATAAAATTGTTGGTGTAAAAGATGCTACCGGTGATACCTCGCGCGTGAAACAGTTTCGCGAATTCTGTGGCGACGATTTTGTTTTATTAAGTGGTGATGATGCGACTGGTTTAGAGTTTGTTAAGCTGGGTGGTGATGGCGTTATTTCAGTGACCAATAATATTGCAGCAGCAGAAATGGCGACTATGTTCTCTCTGGCAGCGCAAGGTAAATACGACCAAGCTGAGATAATCAATCAACAATTAATGCCACTTCATACGCATCTTTTTGTCGAGTCGAGCCCTATTCCTGTTAAATGGGCGGCACATAAATTAGGCTTGATTGCTCAAGGCGATTTACGTTTACCACTAACTGAATTAAGTGCATCAGCACAACCTATTGTAGAGAAAGCATTAAAAGACGCTGGTATTCAATAA